In Ruminococcaceae bacterium BL-4, one DNA window encodes the following:
- a CDS encoding Hydrolase, HAD subfamily IIIA yields MPTLGADKVTDITPEILHKMGVSSIILDVDNTLSAPGKQTPYPGTIEWVQKMLKNNFQIIILSNNFKRRVSPFAAKYYLDSLSLGCKPLPFSYFAAMRRLHSSRHNTVVIGDQVFTDIVGANLAGLRSILLTPQTPESKRSFVYRRSKENRVREYLRKNGLYISSKE; encoded by the coding sequence ATGCCTACTTTGGGAGCAGATAAAGTGACGGATATTACTCCGGAGATCCTTCATAAAATGGGAGTTTCATCAATTATCCTGGATGTGGATAATACTTTATCAGCGCCCGGTAAGCAAACACCATACCCGGGAACAATTGAATGGGTTCAAAAGATGCTCAAAAATAATTTTCAAATTATCATTCTATCCAATAATTTTAAAAGACGAGTTTCGCCCTTTGCAGCTAAATATTATCTGGACTCTTTGTCATTAGGCTGTAAGCCTCTTCCTTTCAGTTATTTTGCCGCTATGAGACGTTTACATTCTTCCAGACATAATACCGTTGTAATTGGAGATCAGGTCTTTACCGATATCGTTGGTGCAAATCTTGCTGGCTTGCGGTCAATCCTTTTGACCCCGCAGACTCCGGAAAGCAAACGCTCGTTTGTTTATCGGCGCAGCAAGGAAAATCGGGTTCGAGAGTATCTTCGAAAAAATGGCTTGTATATTTCCAGTAAGGAGTGA
- a CDS encoding protein of unknown function (Evidence 5 : Unknown function), which yields MVPQTKPEAPFCIAKKILEYYNKRKRNRKSVEESFMKITKDTIIGDIIDIDPSTTPYFLEMGMHCLGCPASRGETLEEACMVHGINPDELIEKLNQHLSK from the coding sequence ATGGTGCCTCAGACAAAACCTGAGGCACCATTTTGTATTGCAAAAAAAATTTTGGAGTATTATAATAAAAGAAAAAGAAATCGAAAAAGTGTGGAGGAATCTTTTATGAAGATTACCAAAGATACCATTATTGGAGATATTATTGATATAGATCCATCAACAACTCCTTATTTTTTAGAAATGGGGATGCATTGTCTTGGATGCCCTGCTTCTAGAGGAGAAACTCTTGAAGAAGCCTGTATGGTACATGGCATCAATCCGGATGAACTGATTGAAAAATTGAACCAACATCTTTCTAAATGA
- a CDS encoding Translation initiation factor 2B gamma subunit — MTNTERVAYIRGLTEGLELDADKKEVKVINAIIDLLDDMALSISEAEDNMNDMADQLDAVDEDLGSLEEDFYEDDEDDDSDDEDDDTYYEVTCPNCNETVCLTEDILSDGHLDCPNCGTPLEFELDDSCDCGCCDTEDTDDSEDK, encoded by the coding sequence ATGACAAATACGGAAAGAGTTGCTTATATTCGTGGCTTGACAGAAGGTTTGGAATTGGATGCCGATAAAAAAGAAGTCAAAGTGATTAATGCGATCATTGATTTATTGGATGATATGGCGTTGTCTATTTCCGAAGCAGAAGATAACATGAATGATATGGCAGACCAACTTGATGCTGTTGATGAAGATCTTGGCTCTTTGGAAGAGGATTTCTACGAAGATGACGAAGATGACGACAGTGATGACGAGGACGATGACACCTATTATGAAGTCACTTGCCCTAATTGTAATGAAACGGTTTGTCTGACAGAGGACATCCTTTCAGACGGGCATCTTGATTGTCCAAATTGTGGTACGCCATTGGAATTTGAACTTGATGACAGCTGTGACTGCGGCTGCTGCGATACCGAAGATACAGACGATTCCGAAGATAAATAA
- a CDS encoding RNA polymerase sporulation specific sigma factor SigH, which translates to MKTSLKTPEKGLPDIELSALIKAGNPDAFSELAERYLSLVRIKVLPYRCAMLDGDDLCQEGLMGLYSAACSFQPEGTASFRTYAAVCIENRILSAYRKATNDKNRLLNVSVPLFEKEELFSPEEENPEARIMAMEGFELLKHKIEKNLSKMEQKVLRSYLNGNSYSEIAVQLKITAKAADNALQRARLKLRQTF; encoded by the coding sequence GTGAAAACGAGTTTGAAAACGCCGGAAAAGGGGCTTCCTGATATTGAGTTGTCAGCTTTGATAAAAGCCGGAAATCCAGATGCGTTTTCAGAACTTGCAGAGCGCTATTTATCCTTGGTGAGGATCAAGGTTCTGCCTTATCGTTGTGCAATGTTAGATGGGGACGATCTTTGTCAGGAAGGTTTAATGGGACTTTATTCTGCCGCTTGTAGTTTTCAACCGGAAGGAACAGCCTCTTTTCGAACATATGCGGCGGTTTGTATCGAAAATCGTATTTTGTCTGCTTATCGCAAAGCAACAAATGATAAAAATCGGTTATTGAATGTTTCGGTGCCGCTTTTTGAGAAAGAAGAACTTTTTTCTCCTGAAGAAGAAAATCCGGAAGCACGAATTATGGCAATGGAAGGATTCGAACTTCTCAAGCATAAAATTGAAAAAAACTTATCTAAAATGGAACAAAAAGTGCTAAGGTCATATCTTAACGGGAACAGCTATTCTGAAATTGCAGTGCAGTTAAAAATTACTGCAAAAGCGGCTGATAATGCTCTGCAGCGTGCCCGCCTTAAGCTTAGACAAACATTTTAG
- a CDS encoding putative Cyclic nucleotide-binding domain-containing protein (Evidence 3 : Putative function from multiple computational evidences): MEPISKEEKDLSLFSKVFLFDRVDDKIVKNCFYDDACRCFHYGCGELIHDPKGVVLVLSGEWKAFRRIGRNTKLFLKRFQSGDLFGVGSAFRTEEAPSDLYADKAGHLLQIRRDCLQRLFCAEPKSAENYIVYLSDRVTHLTGRLADCSSRTGEGRLSAWLLSLYIRAGRTSPVQLPCSLTELSEMLNISRATLYRYLDVLEENKIIHRIGRTIYFLEAEKLLEFSPASELN, encoded by the coding sequence ATGGAACCGATTTCAAAAGAAGAAAAAGACTTATCACTTTTTTCGAAGGTGTTTCTTTTTGACCGTGTTGATGATAAAATTGTAAAAAATTGTTTTTACGATGATGCTTGCAGATGCTTCCACTATGGGTGTGGAGAATTGATTCATGACCCTAAAGGCGTTGTTTTGGTACTTTCAGGTGAATGGAAAGCTTTTCGCAGAATTGGAAGAAATACCAAATTATTTTTAAAAAGATTTCAAAGCGGCGATTTATTCGGAGTAGGATCAGCTTTTCGAACAGAAGAGGCTCCCTCGGATTTGTATGCCGATAAAGCTGGACATTTGTTGCAAATACGACGAGACTGTTTACAGCGTTTATTTTGTGCTGAGCCGAAATCGGCTGAAAATTATATTGTTTATTTATCTGACCGCGTCACCCATTTAACCGGACGACTTGCGGATTGTTCTAGCCGTACAGGAGAGGGCAGATTAAGTGCATGGCTTTTATCTCTTTATATTCGCGCAGGTCGTACTTCTCCAGTTCAGCTACCCTGCAGTCTGACAGAACTGTCGGAGATGCTAAATATCAGTCGTGCTACTCTTTATCGCTATCTTGATGTATTGGAAGAAAATAAAATTATTCATCGAATTGGAAGGACCATTTATTTTTTGGAAGCGGAAAAGTTATTGGAATTTTCACCAGCTTCAGAACTGAATTAA
- a CDS encoding Nif3-like dinuclear metal center hexameric protein: MMTKALDVYQYIDSFAPFSRAMDFDNPGLLVGNGSEEVSTAILALDITPDVIEEAKQKGAQLIISHHPVIFTPLKKLIPGTAPYELVRNGIAAICAHTNLDMAHGGVNDCLADRLELTNVRTLKEYASGLREALMGDLKTPMDPFEFAKFVKESLHADGLRYTKGDKPIRTVGLCSGGGIDLLETAMQMGCDAFVTGESKHNFLVEADSYHYTLVDAGHFFTEDVVIEPLRRKLETRFPEVCWIKSVVMKSPAFYL; this comes from the coding sequence ATGATGACGAAAGCACTTGACGTTTATCAATATATTGATAGCTTTGCCCCTTTTAGTCGGGCAATGGATTTTGATAATCCAGGGCTTCTTGTCGGGAATGGTTCCGAAGAAGTCTCTACTGCAATTTTGGCTTTGGATATTACTCCGGATGTAATAGAAGAAGCAAAGCAAAAAGGTGCCCAACTGATCATAAGTCATCATCCTGTTATTTTTACGCCTCTTAAAAAATTAATTCCAGGGACGGCTCCTTACGAATTGGTTCGTAACGGAATTGCTGCTATTTGTGCGCATACCAACCTGGATATGGCGCATGGGGGAGTCAATGATTGTCTTGCTGATCGTCTGGAATTGACGAACGTCAGAACTTTAAAAGAATATGCGTCTGGATTGCGAGAAGCATTGATGGGGGATTTAAAGACGCCAATGGATCCGTTTGAGTTCGCAAAATTTGTAAAAGAATCATTACATGCCGATGGCCTTCGCTATACAAAAGGAGATAAACCAATACGTACAGTCGGCCTTTGCAGCGGCGGTGGAATCGATCTACTCGAAACTGCTATGCAAATGGGATGCGATGCTTTTGTAACGGGAGAAAGTAAGCACAATTTTCTGGTAGAAGCTGATTCTTATCATTATACGTTGGTGGATGCCGGGCATTTCTTTACAGAAGACGTTGTCATCGAACCACTCCGCAGAAAATTAGAGACCCGTTTTCCAGAAGTTTGTTGGATAAAATCGGTCGTTATGAAAAGCCCGGCTTTTTATCTTTAA
- a CDS encoding conserved exported protein of unknown function (Evidence 4 : Unknown function but conserved in other organisms) — protein MTCKKRILALASAFLMLISTAGCGTTKADSQIPSSASSKISGTKVHVATLKGPTGFGMLQMMDQAASENSSYEFSVDTAPDEIVSALASGNADIAAVPTNLAATLYQKTSGNIQMAAVNTLGVLWLVTNGETVSSIQDLKGKSIEASGEGAIPEYALNYILQKNGLEPGKDVTISYSSEHSELAAKVIAGKVSIAVLPEPFVTQVLAKNSSVKRSLDLTSEWGKATSDGSILSMGCLVVRKEFAEKNPQVIHDFLKSYEASTQFANSSPTEAAKLAETYLAIPAQVAEKAIPNCNIVYIDGQKMKDSIQPFLHVLYDFNPKSVGGALPQDDFYYIEN, from the coding sequence ATGACCTGTAAAAAAAGAATTTTGGCTTTGGCGTCTGCGTTTCTAATGTTGATTTCTACTGCCGGATGTGGTACTACTAAAGCAGACTCTCAAATACCTTCTTCAGCTTCTTCAAAAATAAGCGGGACAAAGGTACACGTTGCAACATTAAAAGGGCCAACTGGATTTGGAATGCTTCAGATGATGGATCAGGCTGCCTCTGAAAATTCTTCTTACGAATTTTCTGTTGATACTGCTCCCGATGAAATTGTATCTGCATTGGCTTCAGGAAATGCAGATATTGCAGCTGTTCCGACAAACCTGGCTGCAACACTTTATCAAAAGACTTCTGGAAATATTCAGATGGCAGCAGTTAATACGTTGGGGGTACTTTGGCTCGTTACAAATGGAGAAACGGTTTCTTCTATTCAGGATCTTAAAGGAAAGTCGATTGAGGCTTCTGGAGAAGGTGCGATTCCTGAATATGCGTTAAATTACATTCTTCAGAAAAATGGATTAGAACCAGGAAAAGATGTTACAATTTCCTATTCTTCTGAACACAGTGAACTGGCAGCAAAAGTCATTGCCGGAAAAGTATCAATTGCAGTTTTGCCGGAACCTTTTGTCACACAAGTGCTTGCCAAAAACAGCAGTGTAAAACGTTCATTGGATTTAACTTCAGAGTGGGGGAAAGCCACTTCGGATGGAAGCATTCTTTCTATGGGATGCTTGGTTGTACGCAAAGAATTTGCAGAGAAAAATCCACAAGTAATACACGACTTCTTAAAATCATATGAAGCGAGTACACAATTTGCAAATTCTTCTCCAACCGAAGCTGCAAAATTGGCAGAAACTTATCTTGCAATTCCTGCACAAGTTGCAGAAAAAGCAATTCCAAACTGTAATATTGTTTATATTGACGGGCAGAAAATGAAAGACAGCATTCAGCCGTTTTTACACGTTTTATATGATTTTAATCCGAAATCGGTAGGAGGAGCACTTCCGCAAGATGACTTCTATTACATCGAAAACTGA
- the trmK gene encoding tRNA (Adenine(22)-N(1))-methyltransferase: MGYPFPKLGERLQLCASFVRSGVRLCDVGTDHGYLPIFLAKQGKILYAIASDIRSGPLQNARENLLRYHVSDLVETRISDGILKIGEDEADDFVIAGMGGELIMKILSQKSWVKSPQKHWILQPMSKAFELRAFLFENGFFTQQEKAVIDDKKIYSVMLVSYAPDKISRHPGDLYIGQIRADSEAGKAYYQKELEDLEKRRKGAMISHKKADEERYAAEILAIQKLENL, from the coding sequence ATGGGATATCCTTTTCCTAAGCTTGGAGAACGTTTGCAGCTTTGCGCCTCTTTTGTTCGTTCTGGGGTTAGACTATGTGATGTTGGAACAGATCATGGTTATCTGCCAATTTTTTTAGCAAAACAGGGAAAAATTCTTTATGCGATTGCTTCAGATATTCGTTCAGGCCCCCTTCAAAATGCTCGGGAGAATCTTTTACGATATCATGTTTCTGATCTTGTGGAAACCAGAATCTCTGATGGAATTTTAAAAATTGGGGAAGATGAGGCAGATGATTTTGTGATAGCCGGCATGGGCGGCGAGCTGATTATGAAAATCTTATCACAGAAATCATGGGTTAAAAGCCCTCAAAAACATTGGATCTTACAGCCAATGTCAAAAGCTTTCGAACTTAGAGCGTTCTTATTCGAAAATGGATTTTTTACGCAGCAAGAAAAAGCTGTTATTGATGATAAAAAAATTTATTCTGTTATGCTGGTTTCCTATGCGCCGGACAAAATCAGCCGTCACCCAGGAGATTTATATATTGGGCAAATTCGCGCGGATTCCGAAGCCGGAAAAGCGTACTATCAAAAGGAACTGGAAGATTTGGAGAAGCGCCGCAAGGGAGCAATGATCTCTCATAAGAAAGCAGACGAAGAAAGATATGCTGCCGAAATTTTGGCGATTCAAAAGTTGGAAAATCTTTAA
- the yqhS gene encoding 3-dehydroquinate dehydratase, type II (Evidence 2a : Function from experimental evidences in other organisms; PubMedId : 10870960, 19099550; Product type e : enzyme) — translation MANKKKILFLLGPNLNMIGIREKGVYGEETAESIYQQVKDLAGQMGYDLDIYQSNHEGDLIDQIHAARGIYNGVIINAGALTHYSYALRDAISSVRIPFIETHMSNIYAREEFRHLSVIASVCAGQISGFGKTSYFLALQALKDLI, via the coding sequence ATGGCTAATAAAAAGAAAATTTTATTTTTATTAGGGCCTAACTTAAATATGATCGGCATCCGCGAAAAAGGCGTTTATGGAGAAGAGACTGCTGAAAGTATTTATCAGCAGGTAAAAGATCTTGCGGGGCAGATGGGTTATGATTTGGATATCTATCAGTCTAACCATGAAGGAGATCTGATTGATCAGATCCATGCAGCACGCGGCATTTATAATGGCGTAATTATCAATGCTGGGGCTTTAACTCATTATAGCTATGCTTTACGCGATGCGATCAGCAGCGTAAGAATTCCGTTTATTGAAACCCACATGAGCAACATCTACGCACGTGAAGAATTTCGCCATTTGAGTGTGATTGCATCGGTTTGTGCAGGACAAATCTCTGGATTTGGAAAGACCAGCTATTTTTTGGCTCTGCAGGCTTTAAAAGATTTGATTTAA
- a CDS encoding MG(2+) CHELATASE FAMILY PROTEIN / ComM-related protein, producing MVTQICSMGIYGFTAFPVYVEADVSRALPSFEIVGLPDAAVRESRDRVRSAVKNCGLSFPTGKIIVNLAPANQKKEGSIYDLPIFISLLCASGQLKGNFHDTVFLGELSLSGELRPIKGVLPMAIAAFEAGFKKIIVPKTNAAEAAVVEGMKVYPVQDVKELLKFLHKEIRILPQNPESPTLKLEQGLPDFADVRGQEQAKRALEIAAAGGHNILLIGPPGSGKSMLAKCLPSILPDLSFEEQIETTKLYSIAGELPEGSSLIQRRPFRSPHHTVSAAGLSGGGQVPHPGELSLAHNGVLFLDELPQFNHTAIEALRQPLEDGTVTISRVSGSIRYPCSVMLVAAMNPCPCGYYGHPTRECICTPQAVSRYLNRVSGPLLDRLDLHIEVPPVAYEALASKQKAEPSSAIKERVQEAREIQNQRFSGTNIRSNAKITPEFLQQACRLTPPAEVLLKKAFQKLGLSARAYNRVLKVSRTIADLDRQKDILPRHVAEAVQYRSLDRKYWNRQI from the coding sequence ATGGTCACTCAGATATGTAGTATGGGAATTTACGGGTTTACTGCATTTCCTGTTTATGTAGAAGCAGACGTAAGCCGAGCACTTCCATCCTTTGAAATTGTTGGGCTTCCGGATGCAGCTGTACGGGAATCCAGAGACCGCGTCCGTTCTGCAGTTAAAAATTGTGGACTCTCCTTCCCTACCGGAAAAATCATTGTAAATTTAGCTCCGGCAAATCAAAAAAAGGAAGGCTCTATTTATGATCTGCCGATTTTTATATCCCTTCTCTGCGCTTCCGGACAATTAAAAGGGAATTTTCATGATACCGTATTTCTTGGAGAGCTCTCTCTTTCTGGGGAACTTCGTCCCATTAAAGGAGTTCTTCCTATGGCGATTGCTGCTTTCGAGGCAGGATTTAAAAAAATCATTGTACCAAAAACGAATGCAGCCGAAGCTGCCGTTGTGGAAGGCATGAAGGTTTATCCCGTTCAAGATGTGAAAGAACTTTTAAAATTTTTGCACAAAGAAATTAGAATTTTACCACAAAATCCAGAATCTCCAACTTTAAAATTGGAACAGGGATTACCTGATTTTGCGGATGTTCGTGGGCAGGAACAGGCAAAACGCGCTTTGGAAATTGCCGCTGCCGGTGGGCACAATATTCTTTTAATTGGCCCCCCCGGTTCCGGAAAAAGCATGCTGGCAAAATGTCTGCCTTCTATTTTACCTGATCTAAGCTTTGAAGAACAAATTGAAACGACAAAACTTTACTCTATTGCAGGCGAATTGCCAGAAGGTTCCTCTTTGATTCAAAGAAGACCTTTTAGGTCCCCTCACCATACCGTTTCTGCTGCAGGATTATCGGGAGGCGGACAGGTTCCCCATCCTGGAGAACTTTCACTTGCACACAATGGGGTCCTTTTTTTAGATGAACTCCCACAATTTAATCACACTGCTATTGAAGCGCTTCGCCAGCCTTTGGAAGATGGCACGGTTACGATTTCCCGCGTCAGCGGTAGTATTCGCTATCCCTGCTCTGTCATGTTGGTTGCTGCAATGAATCCGTGTCCGTGCGGATATTATGGCCATCCGACCAGAGAATGCATCTGCACTCCTCAAGCTGTTAGCCGCTATTTAAACCGTGTTAGTGGGCCGCTGCTCGATCGTCTCGATCTTCATATTGAGGTTCCACCGGTTGCTTATGAAGCTTTAGCTAGTAAGCAAAAAGCGGAACCGAGCAGTGCGATAAAGGAAAGAGTGCAGGAAGCTAGAGAAATTCAGAATCAAAGATTTTCCGGCACTAATATCCGGTCAAATGCAAAAATCACACCTGAATTTTTACAGCAAGCCTGTAGACTCACCCCACCGGCAGAAGTACTTTTAAAAAAAGCATTTCAAAAGTTAGGGCTCTCTGCAAGAGCATATAACCGTGTATTAAAAGTCTCAAGAACGATTGCAGATCTTGACAGACAGAAAGATATTTTACCACGTCATGTGGCAGAAGCAGTACAATACCGGTCGTTGGACCGCAAATACTGGAACAGACAAATATAA
- a CDS encoding ABC transporter ATP-binding protein: MKLSVNHLNVSFGEKVVIRDFSMDFSLGKITCLTGPSGCGKTTLLRVLCGLQSTETGVVNNPFSVSFAFQEDRLFPWLSAQDNIAAVLPGKRKNTKTEAKSWLKRVGLEGEEEKLPASLSGGMCQRVSLARALAADRELLLLDEPFHAMDAVIKKQCMDLIRSSSKGKTIIFVTHDLEEADQFADEICFFSGVPLTLEKKVIKKRTYS; encoded by the coding sequence ATGAAATTATCAGTTAACCATTTAAATGTTTCTTTCGGAGAAAAAGTTGTAATCCGAGATTTCAGTATGGATTTTTCTTTAGGTAAAATCACATGTTTGACAGGCCCTTCAGGCTGTGGAAAAACAACATTGCTGCGTGTTTTATGTGGGCTGCAATCAACTGAAACCGGTGTGGTTAACAATCCCTTTTCAGTAAGCTTCGCATTCCAAGAAGACCGACTTTTTCCATGGCTTTCGGCGCAAGATAATATTGCGGCTGTTTTGCCGGGAAAAAGGAAAAACACAAAGACGGAAGCGAAAAGTTGGCTAAAAAGAGTCGGCTTAGAAGGAGAAGAAGAAAAATTACCTGCTTCTCTTTCAGGAGGAATGTGTCAGCGTGTTTCACTGGCTCGTGCATTAGCAGCAGATCGAGAATTGCTGCTTTTAGATGAACCTTTTCATGCGATGGATGCAGTCATTAAAAAGCAGTGTATGGATTTGATCCGTTCCAGCTCAAAAGGAAAGACTATTATTTTTGTGACGCATGATTTGGAAGAGGCAGACCAATTTGCTGATGAAATTTGTTTTTTTTCTGGTGTCCCATTAACGTTGGAAAAAAAGGTCATAAAAAAGAGGACATATTCCTAA
- a CDS encoding Zinc-binding protein: MYEDKTLICKECGAEFVFTAGEQEFYASKGFVNEPQRCKACRDARKNAARPAREMYTAICANCGKEAKVPFKPREDRPVYCSECFAKMKEQQG; this comes from the coding sequence ATGTACGAAGACAAGACTCTCATCTGCAAGGAATGTGGCGCTGAATTCGTTTTCACCGCCGGTGAACAGGAGTTCTATGCTTCCAAGGGATTCGTAAATGAGCCCCAGCGTTGCAAGGCCTGCCGTGATGCCCGCAAGAATGCCGCTAGACCGGCACGTGAGATGTATACCGCAATTTGCGCAAACTGCGGTAAAGAAGCAAAAGTGCCCTTTAAGCCGCGTGAAGACCGTCCTGTATATTGCAGTGAGTGCTTTGCAAAGATGAAGGAGCAGCAGGGTTAA
- the efp gene encoding elongation factor P (Evidence 2a : Function from experimental evidences in other organisms; PubMedId : 1956781, 14586115, 15066026, 15210970, 16014871, 27002156, 28787546, 29615499; Product type f : factor), with translation MISAGDFRNGVTFEMDGQVVSIIEFQHVKPGKGAAFVRTKIRNVITGAVTERTFNPNDKYPTAYIERKPMQYLYKDGNLYYFMDTETYEQIPINEDVLGDGFKFVKENMECKVLSYKGNVFGIEPPNFVELKITKTDPGFKGDTATNATKPATLETGAEIKVPLFINEGEMIRIDTRTGEYMERA, from the coding sequence ATGATTTCTGCAGGTGATTTTCGCAACGGCGTTACGTTCGAAATGGACGGCCAGGTCGTTTCGATTATTGAATTTCAGCATGTAAAGCCTGGAAAAGGCGCTGCTTTTGTCCGTACTAAAATCCGTAATGTGATTACTGGTGCTGTAACAGAGAGAACGTTCAACCCGAATGATAAGTATCCGACTGCTTACATTGAGCGTAAACCGATGCAGTATCTTTATAAAGATGGAAATCTTTATTATTTTATGGACACCGAAACTTATGAGCAGATCCCGATTAATGAGGATGTTCTTGGTGATGGATTTAAGTTCGTAAAAGAAAACATGGAATGCAAAGTGCTTTCTTATAAAGGAAATGTATTTGGTATTGAACCGCCGAACTTTGTAGAACTTAAAATTACAAAGACAGATCCTGGCTTTAAGGGAGATACCGCAACCAATGCGACAAAACCAGCTACTTTGGAAACTGGTGCAGAAATCAAAGTTCCTTTGTTTATTAATGAAGGCGAAATGATTCGCATTGATACCCGTACGGGTGAATATATGGAGCGCGCGTAA
- a CDS encoding ABC transporter permease — protein MTSITSKTDFRFFKKIFAVLFWILLWQVAAQLIGQEILLVSPISVGRRIIELIIQPIFWQSITASIGCVCLGFLLGVICGAVLAYLTTRFSMLDFLFYPLLSVIKATPIASFIILALVWLSASQVPILASFLMVLPIIWSNLSEGIQKIDSDLEEETEVFSFSKSRKLLLFYLPSVLPYFSAACTTALGLAWKAGVAAEVLANAKRSIGGNIYASKIYLETTDLFAWTIVVIILSVIFEKLILWIMKKMLQRFNLQGIL, from the coding sequence ATGACTTCTATTACATCGAAAACTGATTTTCGCTTTTTTAAAAAAATTTTTGCAGTTTTATTTTGGATTTTACTGTGGCAAGTAGCGGCTCAACTAATTGGACAAGAAATCCTTTTAGTATCGCCTATTTCGGTGGGAAGAAGAATTATCGAGCTGATCATTCAGCCGATATTTTGGCAGTCTATCACAGCTTCAATAGGGTGTGTCTGCTTGGGATTCTTGTTAGGTGTTATCTGCGGCGCAGTTCTTGCATATCTGACGACACGATTTTCGATGCTTGATTTTTTGTTTTATCCACTCCTCAGCGTCATTAAAGCAACTCCGATTGCATCTTTTATTATCCTAGCTTTGGTTTGGCTATCTGCAAGTCAAGTCCCGATATTGGCGTCTTTTTTAATGGTGTTACCAATTATTTGGAGCAATCTTTCAGAAGGAATTCAGAAAATAGATAGCGATTTAGAGGAGGAAACAGAAGTTTTTTCTTTTTCTAAAAGCAGAAAGCTTTTGTTGTTTTATCTTCCCTCAGTACTTCCATATTTTTCTGCGGCCTGTACAACCGCATTGGGGCTTGCTTGGAAAGCAGGCGTTGCCGCGGAAGTCCTTGCAAATGCAAAAAGATCGATTGGCGGAAATATTTATGCTTCGAAAATTTATCTTGAAACGACTGACTTATTTGCATGGACTATTGTTGTTATAATTTTAAGTGTAATATTTGAAAAATTGATTCTTTGGATCATGAAAAAAATGCTTCAAAGATTTAATTTGCAGGGAATTTTATGA